In Maniola hyperantus chromosome 13, iAphHyp1.2, whole genome shotgun sequence, one genomic interval encodes:
- the LOC117988000 gene encoding cytochrome P450 9e2-like, with the protein MIVEIIVSLLTALLAYFLYLYKRVHYYFDNRGVQYLPGVPIFGNVFNSTIQRSHMVDDLDTLYRAFPNEKYVGYIDGTAPVLLIRDRELMKAITIKDFDHFVDHKEFFPEEVDPLFGGSLFLMKGERWHDMRTTLSPAFTGSKMRKMLPFMTEISANIVNHLKGCIGEDIHVEDLLRRYTSDVIASAAFGLQMDSVRDKDNKFYKTGQDLFKFTGWQRFLFFFIAVFPNLSKKLGVKVFPAETMDFFNHLVTSTMEHREKNNIERPDMIQLLMEASKGTLKDDYDASDNVSTTDDTFKPKAVQRQWTQTELAGQVFLFFAAGYDSSASALAMCVHELALNPDVQEKLYQEIRSFKEKHGELTYDNLTALKYLDCVLCETQRKWAVAIIMDRVCTKPYELPPPREGGKPVQLNEGDVVYNLVNSVHMDEQYHPDPTKFDPDRFSEENKHNIKPFTYMPFGMGPRICIGSRFALMELKVMIYDLVLNFKTVKCAKTMDPIELQPHPFNITPKNGSWVRLEPRT; encoded by the exons ATGATCGTCGAAATTATAGTCTCCCTTTTAACCGCGTTACTTGCGTACTTTTTGTACCTGTACAAAAGGGTACATTACTATTTCGACAATAGGGGAGTGCAGTACTTACCCGGGGTACCGATTTTTGGGAATGTGTTCAATTCCACGATTCAAAGGAGTCATATGGTTGATGATTTAGATACGTTGTATCGGGCTTTCCCTAATGAAAA gtaTGTAGGTTACATAGACGGCACGGCTCCGGTCCTCCTCATCCGAGACCGGGAGCTGATGAAAGCCATCACGATCAAGGACTTCGATCACTTTGTCGACCACAAGGAATTCTTTCCTGAGGAGGTTGACCCATTGTTTGGAGGAAGCTTGTTTCTGATGAAAG GTGAAAGGTGGCATGACATGCGCACTACCCTTAGCCCGGCCTTCACCGGATCCAAGATGAGGAAGATGCTGCCCTTCATGACGGAGATCAGCGCCAACATCGTCAACCACTTGAAAG GTTGCATCGGTGAAGATATTCACGTCGAGGACTTGTTACGCCGCTACACGAGTGACGTCATCGCGTCCGCCGCCTTCGGCCTGCAGATGGACTCGGTGCGCGACAAGGACAACAAGTTCTACAAGACAGGGCAGGACCTGTTCAAGTTCACCGGCTGGCAGCGGTTCCTGTTCTTCTTTATTGCTGTCTTCCCTAACTTATCTAAG AAACTTGGCGTAAAAGTCTTCCCGGCCGAAACTATGGACTTCTTCAACCACCTGGTGACGAGCACGATGGAGCACAGGGAGAAGAACAACATCGAGAGACCAGATATGATACAGTTGTTGATGGAGGCGTCTAaag gAACTTTAAAAGATGATTATGATGCAAGCGACAATGTGTCGACTACCGACGACACGTTCAAACCAAAAGCAGTACAAAGGC AGTGGACTCAAACTGAGCTGGCGGGCCAAGTTTTTCTCTTCTTTGCAGCCGGTTACGACAGCTCTGCTTCAGCCCTGGCAATGTGCGTACACGAGCTGGCCCTCAACCCGGATGTCCAGGAGAAATTGTACCAGGAGATCAGAAGCTTCAAGGAGAAGCACGGGGAATTGACTTATGACAACCTCACTGCTTTGAAATACTTGGACTGCGTGTTATGCG AAACGCAAAGGAAATGGGCAGTTGCTATTATCATGGACAGGGTTTGCACTAAACCCTACGAGTTACCCCCACCGAGAGAGGGCGGCAAGCCAGTGCAA TTAAATGAAGGCGATGTAGTCTACAACCTAGTCAACTCTGTCCACATGGACGAGCAATACCACCCCGACCCGACCAAGTTCGATCCGGACAGGTTCTCCGAAGAGAACAAGCACAACATCAAACCTTTCACCTACATGCCCTTCGGCATGGGACCTAGGATCTGCATCG GATCCAGATTCGCCCTTATGGAGCTGAAAGTTATGATATACGACCTCGTGCTGAACTTCAAGACAGTGAAGTGTGCGAAGACCATGGACCCCATCGAGCTGCAGCCGCACCCCTTTAACATTACACCCAAGAACGGGTCCTGGGTTCGGTTGGAACCTAGGACCTAA
- the LOC117988002 gene encoding probable cytochrome P450 9f2, translating into MIVETIVFLITALLVYFLYLYKWVHHYFDKRGVKYLPGVPIFGNILKSTFLKNHLVDDLDTLYRAFPDEKYVGYIEGTAPILIIRDRELMKAITIKDFDHFVDHKEFFSEETDPLFGGSLFMMKGERWHDMRTTLSPAFTSSKMKMMLPFMTEISANIVNHLKGCIGEDIDAEDLLRRYTSDVIASAAFGLQVDSVRDKDNKFYKTGQNLFKFTAWQRFLFFIIAIFPNLSKKLGVKVFPAETMDFFNHLVTSTMEHREKNNIERPDMIQLLMEASKGALKDDYDASDNMSTTDDTFKPKAVQRQWTQTELAGQAFIFFAAGYESSATALVMCVHELTINPDVQEKLYQEIRSFKEKHGELTYDNLTALKYLDCVLCETQRKWAAALIMDRVCTKPYELPPPKEGGKPVQLNKGDIVYNLVNSVHMDEQYHPDPTKFDPDRFSEENKHNIKPFTYMPFGMGPRNCIGSRFALMELKVLIYDLVLNFKIVKCAKTMEPIELKPHPFNIQPKNGSWVRLEPRT; encoded by the exons ATGATCGTGGAGACCATAGTCTTCCTGATAACCGCTTTATTAGTGTACTTTTTGTACCTGTACAAATGGGTACATCACTATTTCGACAAGAGGGGAGTGAAGTACTTACCCGGGGTACcgatttttggaaatatttTGAAATCTACGTTTCTGAAAAATCATTTAGTTGATGATTTGGATACGTTGTATCGAGCTTTCCCGGATGAAAA GTATGTAGGCTATATAGAAGGCACGGCTCCGATCCTCATAATCCGAGACCGGGAACTGATGAAAGCCATCACGATCAAGGATTTCGACCACTTCGTCGACCACAAGGAATTCTTCTCTGAGGAGACTGACCCATTGTTTGGAGGCAGCTTGTTTATGATGAAAG gTGAAAGGTGGCACGACATGCGCACCACCCTTAGCCCGGCCTTCACCAGCTCCAAGATGAAGATGATGCTACCATTCATGACGGAGATCAGCGCCAACATCGTCAACCACTTGAAAG GTTGCATCGGCGAAGATATTGACGCCGAGGACTTGTTACGCCGCTACACGAGTGACGTCATCGCGTCCGCCGCCTTCGGCCTGCAGGTGGATTCGGTGCGGGACAAGGACAACAAGTTCTACAAGACTGGGCAGAACCTGTTCAAGTTCACCGCCTGGCAGCGGTTCCTGTTCTTCATTATTGCTATCTTCCCTAATTTATCTAAG AAACTTGGCGTAAAAGTCTTCCCGGCTGAAACTATGGACTTCTTCAACCACCTGGTGACGAGCACGATGGAGCACCGGGAGAAGAACAACATCGAGAGACCAGATATGATACAGTTGTTGATGGAGGCGTCTAaag gAGCATTAAAAGATGATTATGATGCAAGCGACAATATGTCGACCACCGACGACACGTTCAAACCAAAAGCAGTTCAAAGGC AGTGGACTCAAACTGAGCTGGCGGGCCAAGCTTTTATCTTCTTCGCAGCCGGTTACGAGAGTTCTGCTACAGCCCTGGTAATGTGCGTACACGAGCTGACCATCAACCCGGATGTCCAGGAGAAATTGTACCAGGAGATCAGAAGCTTCAAGGAGAAGCACGGGGAATTGACTTACGATAACCTCACTGCTTTGAAATACTTGGACTGCGTGTTATGCG AAACTCAAAGGAAATGGGCAGCCGCTCTTATCATGGACAGGGTTTGTACCAAACCCTATGAGTTACCCCCACCGAAGGAGGGCGGCAAGCCAGTTCAA TTAAATAAAGGCGATATAGTCTACAACCTAGTCAACTCTGTCCACATGGACGAGCAATACCACCCCGACCCGACCAAGTTCGATCCGGACAGGTTCTCCGAAGAGAACAAGCACAACATCAAACCTTTCACCTACATGCCCTTCGGCATGGGACCTAGGAACTGCATCG GGTCTAGATTTGCCCTTATGGAGCTGAAAGTTTTGATATACGACCTCGTGCTGAACTTCAAGATAGTGAAGTGTGCGAAGACCATGGAACCCATCGAGCTGAAGCCGCACCCCTTTAACATTCAACCCAAGAACGGGTCCTGGGTTCGGTTGGAACCTAGGACTTAA
- the LOC117988003 gene encoding probable cytochrome P450 9f2 isoform X1 — translation MIVEIIVFLITALLVYFLYLYKRVHHYFDKRGVKYLPGVPIFGNILKSTFLKNHSVDDLDTLYRAFPDEKYVGYIEGTTPILIIRDRELMKAITIKDFDHFVDHREFFSEDTNPLFGGSLFLMKGERWHDMRTTLSPAFTGSKMRKMMPFMTEISANIVNHLKGCIGEDIDAEDLLRRYTSDVIASAAFGLQVDSVRDKDNKFYKTGQKLFEFTAWQRFLFFIIDIFPNLSKKLGVKVFPAETEDFFNHLVTSTMEHREKNNIERPDMIQLLMEASKGALKDDYDASDNMSTTDDTFRPKAVQRQWTQTELAGQAFIFFAAGYESSAAALVMCVHELTINPDVQEKLYQEIRSFKEKHGELTYDNLTALKYLDCVLCETQRKWAAALIMDRVCTKPYELPPPREGGKPVQLNKGDIVYNLVNSVHMDEQYHPDPTKFDPDRFSEENKHNIKPFTYMPFGMGPRNCIGSRFALMELKVLIYDLVLNFKIVKCAKTMDPIELKPHPFNIQPKNGSWVRLEPRT, via the exons ATGATCGTGGAGATCATAGTCTTCCTGATAACCGCTTTATTAGTGTACTTTTTGTACCTGTACAAACGGGTACATCACTATTTCGACAAGAGGGGAGTGAAGTACTTACCCGGGGTACcgatttttggaaatatttTGAAATCTACGTTTCTAAAAAATCATTCGGTTGATGATTTGGATACGTTGTATCGTGCTTTCCCGGATGAAAA GTATGTAGGCTATATAGAAGGCACGACTCCAATCCTCATAATCCGAGACCGGGAGCTGATGAAAGCCATCACGATCAAGGACTTCGATCACTTCGTCGACCACAGGGAATTCTTCTCTGAGGATACTAACCCATTGTTTGGAGGCAGCTTGTTTCTGATGAAAG gTGAAAGGTGGCATGACATGCGCACTACCCTTAGCCCTGCCTTCACCGGCTCCAAGATGAGGAAGATGATGCCCTTCATGACGGAGATCAGCGCCAACATCGTCAACCACTTGAAAG GTTGCATCGGCGAAGATATTGACGCCGAGGACTTGTTACGCCGCTACACGAGTGACGTCATCGCGTCCGCCGCCTTCGGCCTGCAGGTGGATTCGGTGCGGGACAAGGACAACAAGTTCTACAAGACTGGGCAGAAGCTGTTTGAGTTCACCGCCTGGCAGCGTTTCCTGTTCTTCATTATTGATATCTTCCCTAATTTATCTAAG AAACTTGGCGTAAAAGTCTTCCCGGCCGAAACTGAAGACTTCTTCAACCACCTGGTGACGAGCACGATGGAGCACAGGGAGAAGAACAACATCGAGAGACCAGATATGATACAGTTGTTGATGGAGGCGTCTaaag gaGCATTAAAAGATGATTATGACGCAAGCGACAATATGTCGACCACCGACGACACGTTCAGACCAAAAGCAGTTCAAAGGC AGTGGACTCAAACTGAGCTGGCGGGCCAAGCTTTTATCTTCTTCGCAGCCGGTTACGAGAGTTCTGCTGCAGCCCTGGTAATGTGCGTACACGAGCTGACCATCAACCCGGATGTCCAGGAGAAATTGTACCAGGAGATCAGAAGCTTCAAGGAGAAGCACGGGGAATTGACTTACGATAACCTCACTGCTTTGAAATACTTGGACTGCGTGTTATGCG AAACGCAAAGGAAATGGGCAGCCGCTCTTATCATGGACAGGGTTTGCACTAAACCCTATGAGTTACCCCCACCGAGGGAGGGCGGCAAGCCAGTGCAA CTAAATAAAGGCGATATAGTCTACAACCTAGTCAACTCTGTCCACATGGACGAGCAATACCACCCCGACCCGACCAAGTTCGATCCGGACAGGTTCTCCGAGGAGAACAAGCACAACATCAAACCTTTCACCTACATGCCCTTCGGCATGGGACCTAGGAACTGCATCG GGTCTAGATTTGCCCTTATGGAGCTGAAAGTTTTGATATACGACCTCGTGCTGAACTTCAAGATAGTGAAGTGTGCGAAGACCATGGACCCCATCGAGCTGAAGCCGCACCCCTTTAACATTCAACCCAAGAAcgggtcctgggttcgattggAACCTAGGACTTAA
- the LOC117988003 gene encoding probable cytochrome P450 9f2 isoform X2, giving the protein MYVGYIEGTTPILIIRDRELMKAITIKDFDHFVDHREFFSEDTNPLFGGSLFLMKGERWHDMRTTLSPAFTGSKMRKMMPFMTEISANIVNHLKGCIGEDIDAEDLLRRYTSDVIASAAFGLQVDSVRDKDNKFYKTGQKLFEFTAWQRFLFFIIDIFPNLSKKLGVKVFPAETEDFFNHLVTSTMEHREKNNIERPDMIQLLMEASKGALKDDYDASDNMSTTDDTFRPKAVQRQWTQTELAGQAFIFFAAGYESSAAALVMCVHELTINPDVQEKLYQEIRSFKEKHGELTYDNLTALKYLDCVLCETQRKWAAALIMDRVCTKPYELPPPREGGKPVQLNKGDIVYNLVNSVHMDEQYHPDPTKFDPDRFSEENKHNIKPFTYMPFGMGPRNCIGSRFALMELKVLIYDLVLNFKIVKCAKTMDPIELKPHPFNIQPKNGSWVRLEPRT; this is encoded by the exons AT GTATGTAGGCTATATAGAAGGCACGACTCCAATCCTCATAATCCGAGACCGGGAGCTGATGAAAGCCATCACGATCAAGGACTTCGATCACTTCGTCGACCACAGGGAATTCTTCTCTGAGGATACTAACCCATTGTTTGGAGGCAGCTTGTTTCTGATGAAAG gTGAAAGGTGGCATGACATGCGCACTACCCTTAGCCCTGCCTTCACCGGCTCCAAGATGAGGAAGATGATGCCCTTCATGACGGAGATCAGCGCCAACATCGTCAACCACTTGAAAG GTTGCATCGGCGAAGATATTGACGCCGAGGACTTGTTACGCCGCTACACGAGTGACGTCATCGCGTCCGCCGCCTTCGGCCTGCAGGTGGATTCGGTGCGGGACAAGGACAACAAGTTCTACAAGACTGGGCAGAAGCTGTTTGAGTTCACCGCCTGGCAGCGTTTCCTGTTCTTCATTATTGATATCTTCCCTAATTTATCTAAG AAACTTGGCGTAAAAGTCTTCCCGGCCGAAACTGAAGACTTCTTCAACCACCTGGTGACGAGCACGATGGAGCACAGGGAGAAGAACAACATCGAGAGACCAGATATGATACAGTTGTTGATGGAGGCGTCTaaag gaGCATTAAAAGATGATTATGACGCAAGCGACAATATGTCGACCACCGACGACACGTTCAGACCAAAAGCAGTTCAAAGGC AGTGGACTCAAACTGAGCTGGCGGGCCAAGCTTTTATCTTCTTCGCAGCCGGTTACGAGAGTTCTGCTGCAGCCCTGGTAATGTGCGTACACGAGCTGACCATCAACCCGGATGTCCAGGAGAAATTGTACCAGGAGATCAGAAGCTTCAAGGAGAAGCACGGGGAATTGACTTACGATAACCTCACTGCTTTGAAATACTTGGACTGCGTGTTATGCG AAACGCAAAGGAAATGGGCAGCCGCTCTTATCATGGACAGGGTTTGCACTAAACCCTATGAGTTACCCCCACCGAGGGAGGGCGGCAAGCCAGTGCAA CTAAATAAAGGCGATATAGTCTACAACCTAGTCAACTCTGTCCACATGGACGAGCAATACCACCCCGACCCGACCAAGTTCGATCCGGACAGGTTCTCCGAGGAGAACAAGCACAACATCAAACCTTTCACCTACATGCCCTTCGGCATGGGACCTAGGAACTGCATCG GGTCTAGATTTGCCCTTATGGAGCTGAAAGTTTTGATATACGACCTCGTGCTGAACTTCAAGATAGTGAAGTGTGCGAAGACCATGGACCCCATCGAGCTGAAGCCGCACCCCTTTAACATTCAACCCAAGAAcgggtcctgggttcgattggAACCTAGGACTTAA